The sequence tcatcgagtccacactgaccctccgaagagcatcatACCCAGACCCAGCCCTCCACTCTATCCTCAAAACCccacatttcctatggctaatccacccagcctgtacATGCCCGGACACTGTGgaaaatttagtatggccaatccacctaacctacatgtctttggactgtgggaggaaagttgTGGAAGGGTCCCAGCcattttgaggcagcagtgctaactgctgagccccTGCGAAATAGATTTCAGCTTGCTTATGCCTCTTTCGTGGCCTAAATGAAGGTGAAGTGTGGTCTAATGTTGATCTGAAGTGTTTGCTGATCATCTCTCATCACCACAATCTCTAGGGATTTAATGTCATTCTAAATGCCCACAGTCTCTGAATGTTAGTTTGTCTTTGGACATCTGCCTAGAAAAATGATCCAAGTCAAAAACAagaattactggagaaactcggcaggtctggcagcatctgtggaaggaaaaacagagtcaatgtttcgggtccagtgacccttcttcagaactaagagTTGTGTTGACATCATTAACAAACAAACCTCCTGTCTGCTTCTGACGGTGATTGTTTCAGGAAAGACACGGCAAGCATAAACAACCCAGAACCCAATGTTGCAAATCTTAGTATCTAATACCTGGTACTCATAGGGCATTAGGCAGGTTGGTATTTACTACAAAATGGATTCCTGTTTCACTATCAACCAGATTTATTGCAAAGTCTTGACTGTACAATGTTAAAGGATGGACTTCCTACTCAAAAGTCAGAGGAGAgtcaaaaataaaacattgtcAATTCAGGTGCAAAGCTTCCTATTCGATAGCATGTTCAATTCTTTGGAGGCAAGGCCTTTTACCTCAGTTGTCATTGAGCAAGAATTTCTTCCAGTAAGTAACCATAAATTCACAGACTGTACCGAAATATGATTTTCAGATCATAACATTTGTGCCATACTTTTTCACCATCTACAGTATTAATAATCTCACTCTCATGGACATTCCCTGCTGCAGCCTCCACCCCCATAGCTAGGAAAATCTCTTTTAAGAAACTTTGTCAACATGGTTTCAACAACTGTTCATGGTGCAGAATCCAATGTTATGACCATTACTGTGTAAATAATCACTTTTCTAACCCCTCCTTAAATTCTTACAGTGATCATCTTAACCTTGTGCCTCACAAATTAGAAATACAGTAAAAATCAATCTTTACCCAGTTTTTCTTCAGATTGGTAAGATGAATCCACCATTTGGGTCAACTCTGTACTTTGTAGTAAATAGCTCTTGAGCTGTGTCATCATCTGCCGAATCTCCTGCAACATTTCTGTGCTAGAGGTATGATTCTGCATCACTTCCATTGTGTATGCTTTGTAATCCTGAACCAGGTGACCAAAATATGACTCCTTctcttgagccagttctgttatTTTCTTCTGAATTTTTCTGTCTGTTGAACGGAAAGCATTCAAAACATTGCTTAAGGTCACAATTGACAGTCTGTTTCTTGCTTTGTCCAACATCATAGAGTGCCGTTGCTTCCTAGTTCGTGAATGAGTGTGCACTGGATCTTGCTCTTCCTCTGTGCTGCTGGTGGAGTAAGAATCTGCTTCGGAAATGGGATTGGATATGTTCCCTTCAGGTGAGTACAACGACCCATCAGCTAGTTTCAAATCCGTGGAGTTACATGATTGCACACAATCGCTCTGCACTGAGGAGTCAGAGACATCTTCTGACTGATCCTTTATTGTAACTAACTTAACTATCTTTGACGCTTTGTTTTCCTGACCTCTGGTAGTGTGTTCTTGATGGGTGTCTTTGTTGGCAATTTGGTTGGATAATTTTTTTCTTCTTGGAGGAGCAATAGGTGTAGACTGACCTAACTGTTTCCCTTGCACAGTATTGGACATGCCTGAAGTGCTGTTATTCAAACCATCAATACTTTGCGATTTGTCACTCATCAATTCCTGCTGTTCATTTGCAGCTGATTTAATGGAGTCTTCAACTGGCAGCTTATCATTCCCTGTATTATCAATGCCTTGTTCAACTTCCTTAGCCTCCTTCCTTCTCTCCTCACTCTGGCTGCTGTCAATGTCTGCAGGTTGTTTTTCTGATGGCCGTCGTCTTGGTGGAACTGGTGGGAACTTATCGCGATTTGGAGTTCCTATATAGTCCACATTGTTTTCGATTTCTTTGCTGCCCTGTGGCAAGGCCTGAACCTGCTTGATTAAATTGTCATGCTCCCTTCCAATTTTAATTTCATCACCATTTTCCTTGAGCACTttgtcacacagtgactggtttCTATTTCCACAGCTATCAGACAGCACAGCAGTCAGTTCTGATGGCTTTGGTCGAGGAGGGAGTGGTGGGGGTCTCCTCACTTTCAGATCCATGTTATTTGTAGAGCTAGGGCGTTGGTCTGCTGATGGttctgtcggagggccagtgctgcAGCATTCTTTTATAAACACAGGATTGACAAACCACAATTTGTCATTTCCTGCTGACAACTCAACCTCGCATGAACATTGCCTTTTATCAGCAGATATGTTTGGAGTCATTTGACGGCCTTGAATCTGGTTGTTAATGGTATTCGAGTCTTTCGAAACTGAACGAGTTTCTTCCTGACTTCGTTTATTTAAGTATGAACTCCAGAAATCTATCACAGAGGACACAATAAGCAGCAAAACATTTCAGTCAAAGAGGTACAACATAAATTGCAGAATAATAGCCAAAAGTAATCGCGTGCTATACATTTTATGTATTTTACATGTGATTATATGTGAGTCTAAATAGACACCTTCTATATGAAACTTTGCATTATATGCTTCATCATTTACATCTACCCAAACTGTAATATATCTCTTTGCTGAATTTGCAGCATTCCATTTTGAAAGTGTTAAATCTAATTTGGTGGGCCAACTAATTGAATAAGTCCTGGTTGGGATCATTAGTTTGTGATGTTTCCAATTTCCCATCTTGTTAATGGCAAGAAAATGGGCTATACCCTGCACAGGGTGTACTAACCTCTGCGTGCCATTCCTCATTCTTTAATAATATGCCCCCTGGTGCTTAACTCCCCCATTCTAGGAAAATGACCTTtgctattcccctcatgattttataaaccactatcctcttatgctccagtgaaaaagtctcagcctatttttataactcaaaccctccacttctggcaacatcctgctaaatcttttctgaactctctccaatttatttatatctttcctataacagggttaCGCGAACTGATTACGGTATTCCAGGCAGAGACCTCACCAACGTACTGTACAAACACAACATGACGTCCGAACTCCTACTCTCCATGTTTCCCCAAATTTGATGCTGATGTCAGGGCTTCCCAAAGGGAATGGGTCAcaaacagaaatttgagggttgcGAGGTCCAAGGCAGTAATGGCTACCATTGAGCTCTGACTGAGTGAACGTCTGCTGTGAGACAGTTTAAGCCCTTGTATTTTTCACACTGTGGAAATAGCTTAAATATCATGAACCTCGTGTTCTGGCTCCTGAAGCTGTAAAAATTGTGTACTTCAAAAACATTGAAATATCCTGATAACTCTCTGTATTCCACCTCACTATCTGCCCTCCTCGTTGTTCTCTCTCAAGGGGGGTCATGCTAATTTTCCAGCcttgaaaaaaaagagagagaaatttTGGGGACCACTGCATTACATGTCTTGGGGACCATTTGAAAGGTGTTTTTACTGAATTATTAACATCAAATAATTGCAAAGAAATTGAAATCAAATGGAATATCATTTTGTCTATTTCTCTTCACTGTGTGTTCTTAAAGAAATATATTTGTTCTGACACAAAGCCAATGATGTCATGGGGAGGAAATGGTTTGTGTATGTTGCTGGAAACAATAATGTGAAGGAGCCAGTGAAAATGCAATACTTCTGGATTGTGGAATGTTGTGCACATCCGTTGTAACAATACAGTCAGCTATCATTATTATTCAAGATGTCAAACACAGATTCTACAAAAGACAAAATTTTCCATCAGTGCATACCTATCCCCAGATGTGAAACAACTTGTAATTCTTCAGAATTTGTTGCTTCTGCTATTGCTTGTGGCAAAACCAGTGTCGATGGCAATATATCTCTGTACAAAAAAAAGTATATTCAAGATGAATGCCAGTCTGTTGAAATATATTGTCATAATGTTTTGCTAACCAATAACTTTAAAATCTATATTATATTAGACATGCACCATTTTAATTTAAAAACTGCTCTCATTCTCACTGGTGAAGAGAATGTTAAGTGGTGATTGTATTTTCTAGATTATGAAGGGGAACACATCATTTAGATTAAGGTGAAATGAAGTAGGTAGGATGGTGTGGGACCAGAACTTTCAccacccatccccttccttcctttGCCTGAATTTGGTTTTGGGTGTGAAGTACCAGACTTTACCTTCTTGTTGAGATCTTTAAGTGGTAACTTAATAAACATTTAAGGATTGTTTGCCTGTGAGATGCAATAATTTCCACTCCAGGCAGGATTGGAAGACATTGGCCTAATTGACTGGTAAAACAGCACAGGC is a genomic window of Chiloscyllium punctatum isolate Juve2018m chromosome 4, sChiPun1.3, whole genome shotgun sequence containing:
- the rin3 gene encoding ras and Rab interactor 3 isoform X3 produces the protein MMERTSGQEVETGDRPGSQLGAKDECGQPATATVPSPFPDISIPDKLIRTCPVWLQLNTRKEKVTEILHREPPGRFMVRKDCSLSNMVLSVNFPGLGGMPNIQDYSIKENKTIMYLDGSLLVFEDIFKMVAFYCVSRDILPSTLVLPQAIAEATNSEELQVVSHLGIDFWSSYLNKRSQEETRSVSKDSNTINNQIQGRQMTPNISADKRQCSCEVELSAGNDKLWFVNPVFIKECCSTGPPTEPSADQRPSSTNNMDLKVRRPPPLPPRPKPSELTAVLSDSCGNRNQSLCDKVLKENGDEIKIGREHDNLIKQVQALPQGSKEIENNVDYIGTPNRDKFPPVPPRRRPSEKQPADIDSSQSEERRKEAKEVEQGIDNTGNDKLPVEDSIKSAANEQQELMSDKSQSIDGLNNSTSGMSNTVQGKQLGQSTPIAPPRRKKLSNQIANKDTHQEHTTRGQENKASKIVKLVTIKDQSEDVSDSSVQSDCVQSCNSTDLKLADGSLYSPEGNISNPISEADSYSTSSTEEEQDPVHTHSRTRKQRHSMMLDKARNRLSIVTLSNVLNAFRSTDRKIQKKITELAQEKESYFGHLVQDYKAYTMEVMQNHTSSTEMLQEIRQMMTQLKSYLLQSTELTQMVDSSYQSEEKLEAVVESALCKCVLKPLKDHINMQLKEIHSKNGNLKLLKENQQIMQNTTTTDLGVTTSVPEVSVLEKIQQKLSTMHQAYSPDKKVTYLLKSCKLIYDSMSVGNTAKPHGADDFLPVLMYVLARSNLTSLLLDVEYMMELLDPSLHLGEGYYYLTTTYGALEHIKHYDKHTVTRQLSHEIQDSIHQWHRRRTLNMKQTSRSSMQDLRM
- the rin3 gene encoding ras and Rab interactor 3 isoform X1, which encodes MMERTSGQEVETGDRPGSQLGAKDECGQPATATVPSPFPDISIPDKLIRTCPVWLQLNTRKEKVTEILHREPPGRFMVRKDCSLSNMVLSVNFPGLGGMPNIQDYSIKENKTIMYLDGSLLVFEDIFKMVAFYCVSRDILPSTLVLPQAIAEATNSEELQVVSHLGIDFWSSYLNKRSQEETRSVSKDSNTINNQIQGRQMTPNISADKRQCSCEVELSAGNDKLWFVNPVFIKECCSTGPPTEPSADQRPSSTNNMDLKVRRPPPLPPRPKPSELTAVLSDSCGNRNQSLCDKVLKENGDEIKIGREHDNLIKQVQALPQGSKEIENNVDYIGTPNRDKFPPVPPRRRPSEKQPADIDSSQSEERRKEAKEVEQGIDNTGNDKLPVEDSIKSAANEQQELMSDKSQSIDGLNNSTSGMSNTVQGKQLGQSTPIAPPRRKKLSNQIANKDTHQEHTTRGQENKASKIVKLVTIKDQSEDVSDSSVQSDCVQSCNSTDLKLADGSLYSPEGNISNPISEADSYSTSSTEEEQDPVHTHSRTRKQRHSMMLDKARNRLSIVTLSNVLNAFRSTDRKIQKKITELAQEKESYFGHLVQDYKAYTMEVMQNHTSSTEMLQEIRQMMTQLKSYLLQSTELTQMVDSSYQSEEKLEAVVESALCKCVLKPLKDHINMQLKEIHSKNGNLKLLKENQQIMQNTTTTDLGVTTSVPEVSVLEKIQQKLSTMHQAYSPDKKVTYLLKSCKLIYDSMSVGNTAKPHGADDFLPVLMYVLARSNLTSLLLDVEYMMELLDPSLHLGEGYYYLTTTYGALEHIKHYDKHTVTRQLSHEIQDSIHQWHRRRTLNMKQTSRSSMQDFLSIHFLELESNVKTFAISSETTAEKLSSQCAEKFGISETEDYCLHLVVEQRSLQLAADAMPHCLKNILHKSQPQRDYYFIYKQIDQLEQATNPPIKNLPTF
- the rin3 gene encoding ras and Rab interactor 3 isoform X2 — translated: MMERTSGQEVETGDRPGSQLGAKDECGQPATATVPSPFPDISIPDKLIRTCPVWLQLNTRKEKVTEILHREPPGRFMVRKDCSLSNMVLSVNFPGLGGMPNIQDYSIKENKTIMYLDGSLLVFEDIFKMVAFYCVSRDILPSTLVLPQAIAEATNSEELQVVSHLGIDFWSSYLNKRSQEETRSVSKDSNTINNQIQGRQMTPNISADKRQCSCEVELSAGNDKLWFVNPVFIKECCSTGPPTEPSADQRPSSTNNMDLKVRRPPPLPPRPKPSELTAVLSDSCGNRNQSLCDKVLKENGDEIKIGREHDNLIKQVQALPQGSKEIENNVDYIGTPNRDKFPPVPPRRRPSEKQPADIDSSQSEERRKEAKEVEQGIDNTGNDKLPVEDSIKSAANEQQELMSDKSQSIDGLNNSTSGMSNTVQGKQLGQSTPIAPPRRKKLSNQIANKDTHQEHTTRGQENKASKIVKLVTIKDQSEDVSDSSVQSDCVQSCNSTDLKLADGSLYSPEGNISNPISEADSYSTSSTEEEQDPVHTHSRTRKQRHSMMLDKARNRLSIVTLSNVLNAFRSTDRKIQKKITELAQEKESYFGHLVQDYKAYTMEVMQNHTSSTEMLQEIRQMMTQLKSYLLQSTELTQMVDSSYQSEEKLEAVVESALCKCVLKPLKDHINMQLKEIHSKNGNLKLLKENQQIMQNTTTTDLGVTTSVPEVSVLEKIQQKLSTMHQAYSPDKKVTYLLKSCKLIYDSMSVGNTAKPHGADDFLPVLMYVLARSNLTSLLLDVEYMMELLDPSLHLGEGYYYLTTTYGALEHIKHYDKHTVTRQLSHEIQDSIHQWHRRRTLNMKQTSRSSMQERLDWLWLHLQEFRSRLKSSRS